In bacterium, a single genomic region encodes these proteins:
- a CDS encoding transcriptional regulator, producing the protein MTPEEFQKLLSAPEGTKLEFKEASRRFGFEELLRYCVAMANEGGGKIVLGVTDGRPRQVVGTAAFPEPGRTEASIYQEIGRQVRIEEFDHENGRVLIIHVPPRMPGSAWSYRGAYWKRAGDAVVPMTDDELRRIHAEVAPDFSAEYADGVTMASLDPRAIAEFRRRWARRKGDQRIETWSDEEVLRNAELVIDGRFTNAALLLFGTRDTLTRHIPQAEIVFEYRSGEAAGPAQDRGEFREGFLLFHDLLWELIDRRNDRQSIQDGLFRTEIPTFDEAVIREAILNAFCHRDYRLPGSVFVRQFSRRLEVTSPGGFPPGITPENVLDEQNPRNRRLAEALGRCGLIERSGQGMNLMFERCIRQSKPLPDLTGTTDREVRLVLNGNITDPAFLRFMERLGEETLAGFNTRDMLLLDLLHRTDSIPAKYRDRAQRLIELGVIETVGRGRGTRYLLSRRFYTAMGRPGVYTRRRGLDREEHKALLLKHLRGVGKSGSPISELQQVLPSVSRSHLKRLLDEMRSEGAVTLRGERRWARWVAVDSSAP; encoded by the coding sequence ATGACACCCGAAGAATTCCAGAAGCTCCTCTCGGCGCCGGAAGGCACGAAATTGGAGTTCAAGGAGGCCAGCAGACGCTTCGGCTTCGAAGAACTGCTGCGCTACTGTGTTGCCATGGCCAATGAGGGCGGGGGCAAGATCGTCCTCGGCGTCACTGACGGCCGGCCGAGACAGGTCGTCGGTACCGCCGCCTTCCCCGAGCCCGGGCGGACGGAGGCGAGCATCTATCAGGAGATCGGCCGGCAGGTACGGATCGAGGAATTCGACCACGAGAACGGGCGGGTCCTCATCATCCACGTGCCGCCCCGGATGCCGGGAAGCGCATGGAGCTACAGGGGAGCGTATTGGAAGCGCGCAGGAGATGCTGTCGTCCCCATGACGGACGACGAACTGCGCCGCATCCACGCGGAGGTCGCTCCCGATTTTTCGGCCGAGTACGCGGACGGCGTCACCATGGCCTCTCTCGATCCGCGCGCGATTGCCGAGTTCCGGCGACGCTGGGCAAGGCGGAAAGGCGATCAGCGGATCGAGACGTGGAGCGATGAGGAGGTTCTCCGAAATGCGGAGCTGGTCATCGATGGACGTTTCACGAACGCCGCGCTCCTCCTCTTCGGAACCCGCGATACGCTCACGCGACACATTCCTCAAGCCGAAATCGTCTTCGAGTACCGTTCTGGGGAAGCGGCCGGCCCGGCCCAGGACCGCGGTGAATTCCGGGAAGGCTTCCTGCTCTTTCACGATCTGCTCTGGGAGCTGATCGACCGGCGCAACGATCGGCAAAGCATCCAGGACGGCCTGTTTCGGACCGAGATCCCCACGTTTGACGAGGCAGTCATCCGGGAGGCGATCCTCAACGCGTTCTGTCACCGGGACTACCGCCTTCCGGGATCAGTCTTCGTGCGCCAGTTCTCCAGACGCCTCGAAGTAACGAGTCCCGGCGGCTTTCCGCCCGGGATCACCCCGGAGAACGTCCTAGACGAGCAGAACCCACGGAACCGTCGTTTGGCCGAGGCCCTCGGACGCTGTGGCCTTATCGAACGGTCCGGGCAAGGCATGAACCTGATGTTCGAGCGCTGCATCCGGCAGAGCAAACCGCTGCCCGACCTGACCGGGACTACCGATCGCGAGGTGCGCCTCGTCTTGAACGGCAACATCACGGATCCTGCCTTCCTCCGGTTCATGGAGCGACTCGGAGAGGAGACGTTGGCGGGATTCAATACCCGAGATATGCTGTTACTGGACCTGCTCCACCGGACCGACTCCATCCCAGCAAAATACCGGGATCGCGCCCAGCGTCTGATCGAACTCGGAGTAATTGAGACCGTGGGCCGCGGGCGCGGGACACGCTATCTCCTCAGCCGACGGTTCTATACGGCTATGGGGAGGCCCGGCGTGTACACGCGGCGGCGAGGGTTGGACCGTGAAGAGCACAAGGCGCTGCTGCTCAAACACCTTCGGGGCGTAGGGAAGAGCGGCAGCCCGATCTCGGAACTCCAGCAGGTGCTCCCTTCGGTTTCCCGGTCGCACCTCAAGCGGCTACTGGACGAGATGCGTAGCGAGGGGGCTGTCACACTCAGGGGCGAACGCCGCTGGGCGCGCTGGGTCGCGGTCGACTCCTCGGCTCCATAG